Proteins co-encoded in one Gemmatimonadota bacterium genomic window:
- a CDS encoding HD domain-containing protein — MPDRNDALALLDEWVGNPGLRTHMRAVEAAVRHYARQRGADEELWGLAGLLHDLDWERHPDDHPLKAVEKLRGLGFPEEVLHAILAHRSDFTGVGPETELDRVLRACDELSGLVVACCLVRPNGIDDLTPKSVTKKLKDKAFAAGVDREEVERGVELIGVDRATHIQNVIDGLRARAADLGIRGEDVR, encoded by the coding sequence ATGCCCGACCGAAACGACGCCCTGGCCCTCCTGGACGAGTGGGTCGGGAATCCCGGCCTCCGAACCCATATGCGCGCCGTCGAAGCGGCCGTCCGCCACTACGCGCGCCAGAGAGGCGCGGATGAAGAGCTTTGGGGATTGGCGGGGCTCCTCCACGACCTCGACTGGGAGAGGCATCCCGACGATCATCCCCTGAAGGCCGTTGAGAAGCTCCGCGGCCTCGGATTTCCGGAGGAAGTACTCCACGCGATCCTGGCGCACCGCTCCGACTTCACCGGCGTCGGGCCCGAGACCGAGCTCGACCGCGTCCTCCGGGCCTGCGACGAGTTGTCCGGCCTCGTGGTGGCGTGTTGTCTTGTGCGGCCGAACGGAATTGACGACCTGACCCCGAAGTCCGTCACCAAGAAGCTCAAGGACAAGGCCTTCGCGGCGGGTGTGGACCGGGAGGAGGTGGAACGGGGAGTGGAGCTGATCGGAGTGGACCGGGCGACCCACATCCAGAACGTCATCGACGGCTTGCGGGCCCGGGCGGCGGACCTCGGGATCCGTGGGGAAGATGTAAGGTAA
- the nth gene encoding endonuclease III: MGRRKGREGKAARKERASRIFELLADAYPDAACALAHRDPYQLAVATILSAQCTDARVNQVTPALFARFPDARALSRAGQDDLEGIIRSTGFFRNKAKNLIGMAREVVARHDGEIPRTMEELSSLPGIGRKTANVILGNAFGVDEGIVVDTHVRRLSNRLELSPHSDPVKIERDLVEIFPRDRWTLLPHLFIFHGRAVCVARRPRCDICALAPDCPSSRV, translated from the coding sequence ATGGGTAGGAGAAAGGGAAGGGAGGGGAAGGCGGCTCGAAAGGAACGTGCGAGTCGAATTTTCGAGCTCCTGGCGGACGCGTATCCGGACGCCGCTTGCGCCCTCGCGCACCGGGACCCCTACCAACTCGCTGTCGCCACGATCCTCTCCGCACAGTGCACGGACGCGAGGGTCAATCAGGTCACTCCGGCGCTCTTCGCGCGTTTTCCCGACGCGCGTGCGCTCTCCCGAGCGGGCCAGGACGATCTGGAGGGGATAATCCGCTCGACCGGATTTTTCCGGAACAAGGCGAAAAACCTCATCGGGATGGCGCGGGAGGTCGTGGCGCGCCACGACGGAGAGATCCCGCGCACGATGGAGGAACTCTCCTCTCTTCCTGGGATCGGGCGGAAAACTGCCAACGTCATCCTGGGCAACGCGTTCGGCGTGGACGAGGGAATCGTCGTGGACACCCACGTGCGGCGCCTGTCGAATCGCCTCGAGCTCTCACCCCACTCCGACCCGGTCAAGATCGAGCGCGACCTCGTCGAGATTTTCCCTCGGGACCGGTGGACCCTTCTCCCGCATCTATTCATCTTTCACGGGAGGGCGGTGTGTGTGGCGCGCCGTCCGCGGTGTGACATCTGTGCGTTGGCGCCGGATTGCCCGTCGTCCCGTGTCTGA